The following nucleotide sequence is from Salvia splendens isolate huo1 chromosome 2, SspV2, whole genome shotgun sequence.
ccactgaggttggcgtgttattcttaaaaacgccaatttgagcggcgtgtttctgttgaaccatatccttatcagatctcccccaacatcgcgaccctaaacactttccctccccaaaacgcgaaaacccttcccaaacgcataaaaacctttcgctcgggtcgacccggtggtggatttaagcgtggatattttgaatttggctaattctttcaaccattagtccttctaatcggttagtctatcaaattttagactcattcttctaaacattagtcttccaatatttgattgattgttgtgataatatatattgtagtgtaattaatataatagtttgaccaattattatgggtacactaatattttgatggattattatgatagtatatattttaatggaaatattttgacaaattgttatgctattatatgttatagtatattttatggattgttatgataatacatattgtagtgtatttaatagaattattttgtcaattttttggctgactctacataatgatgaatgtaaaaataatacatatttatttgtgttttacattattgcagatagtatgacgtggtgtgtcaatttatattggggtggaaagataattcccggagcagttatttcgtatgatcctccttttgctaaaggattcattatgttggatgaaacaatttcgtacgatgaccttgtggaaaaaatttgtgaaaggatggggataagcatatatgaaaacaatattcaaataatatggaaacgtactatatgctttggatctggagtcacgtttataggtgttcaactagaagaagtatgcatgcaactaatgtttagtgagagtatggttattggaggtgtaattgaattatatgttgagtattcggcaattactcaacatcatagtcatcatgtcataagttatgatgctggtacgtcaacgagagcccaagaaccatattttgctgcaacacaagattttgatgttggtacgtctacgagagccgaagaaccatatttagctgcaacacaagattttgaagctggaggcgtgcatttaggggatcgtgacaattgtgatgtggtggaggacataataggtcctgataaagccgactttcttgatccacaatcaccttataattctgaagattccgacacggttagtacagactcagatggtgatccgtcggatgatgaacaatttgttgcttcaagaccatccattccacttggagaaacagcagttggagaaacatcagttggtggaagggcagttggaggaagagtagttccacagttcccacagcctggaatcaactactttcgcaccttaccaggtccatatgatagttttgatcccaaaaactttgagtgtgatgatcccagtgtgcattattggagtgaaaaggatcctaccaatgtctgtttgcatactaaatttagaacgaagttggaattgaaggcagctgtgactcattggcatttggaaaaaatccgacaatatacagttgttgaaagtaaaggaaagagatggcatgcagtttgtaagtggccacagggaaatccgaaagataagtccttaccgccatgtttgtgggagtgccgagcaacactgaggaagcatgatgaacactggcaaattagagtgtttagcactgctcatacttgcatgggggatcgtaactataatggccacgctaatctttcttctggtatgatagcgttgagtgttcgccatcaaatagaaaacgatccttgctacaaggtaaaagcaattgtggcggatattgaaaacagatttcatgtcaaagttagttacaaaaagcatggtatgctcggaggacagcgattgagcttgtatacggtggatgggagtggtcgttcaaagtgttaccagcttatttgaatgaaatacaaagacaaaatcctagcacaattgtggaatggttgcacgatgacatattaagcaCAGGTATaaacaaggtattcaagtacgtattctgggcttttggaccagctgtggaggcttttcaactatgcaaaccagttttaacggttgatggaattcatctacgtggacgatgtcgaggtaaaattcttattgctgttggatttgatgctaataagaaatgtttgcctgttgcatatgccattgttgatgaggaaaccaaagaaagttggaattggtttatggaacgcattagacttcatgtagcaaagaatgaaatatgtgtcatatctgataggcatgtgggaatcatagatgcgatgaattctcccatatggaaagaagaacccaatgtgggtcatcacagattttgcttggtacatgttagaaagaatgttttgcagaatcacaaaggtatcatggtcaaaagacttgtttggaaaattggtattgctaccaagaagcgcaagtttaagataagacgtcgtttacttcgaaacgtcaacaccgaggctttgcagtaccttgatgccgtggagttagaaaaatggaatctggcgtatgacaaacacaaaagatggggcgaggtgaccactaatatggtggaatcttacaacaatgtgttgagaggcgcaagacaacttccaattaaagcttgcattgatatgatattctggaggacaatagaatggttcaatgaccggtcaattgcatcaacacagtgtgccacaccacttaccccgtgggcgcatgaaaaggtgtgcaaaaatgatgcaaaaggtcaattgcataatgtgagagcacccaacacaattgcagggcattatgtggttcgaacaaagcgtcgaattggtggaaagggcgctaataagtggaaggtaaagtacttggactcgcactgcaaatgtcaaaagtggcagatgtggagacttccatgttcacatgcagcggcagttgcgcgttttagaaacgacaacatgctgtcgcttgttaatcccgtataccgcacaagtgtttgggtacagcaatattctacggtgttcaatccacccagacaccaagattattgggccgtgcctgaatggactttgcaatgttcaagagctcagttaatgcctaaaagtcgcggtcgataccgtactactaggattcctaatcagatggatgtccgtgaagctgaccagccacgagcccgacgccgatgtaaacattgccgtcaaccaggtcacgacaggcgcaactgcccgaatgctctttcaaggatggatactcagttggtagatgatgccgctgacgattttatgcctccacctccaccaagatatgcagttcgaggtcgtcattctgtcagtcacactcatgatgtcgatcacgattttatgcctccacctccaccaaaatctgcagttcgaggtcgtcattctgtcagccacactggtggtacaggcgaaGACATCAgtctcagtgatgtcccacattctccacctcggtcttctgtgcgagacgaatatttcggggttgatttagagaatgtcgttgtgcgagagactcctccgtctagactctcaaccgccagaatcgggaaggggatccgtagcttttttacgcggaaaaggcgagacaattgaacGTATGCAGTGTGTAATATTGGATTTCTGTATTTAGCAATATTTGGACTAATGTATTGGGTAATATTTGTATGTACTTATATATTGAGAAATGATGAACTGATCAGCTAAAAACGCTGGGTAATATTTGTATGTACTTATATATTGAGAAATGATGAACTGATCAGCTAAAAACGCTAGTAGGGGTAgcgttttttattaaaaaacgcCGACGGGAGTGGCGTTTTTAGCTTAAACACGCAAATGTGACTGGCGTGTTTCagcttaaaaacgccaacgggactGGCGGCTTTATTCAGAATGTCCGCTTTCGTCGTggaaaaaacaaggaaaatttacgctaacttaaaaacgccaatgacgTTGGCGTTTTTATATAACACGCCAGTCACATTGGCGTGTTAAcaaaaacgccaacgggaatggcgtttTTGTTCAGAAACTTCGTGGAAAAAACGAGCAAAATTTCGTCTAACTTATAAACGCCAATACCATTGGCGTTTTCCACAGAGACTTACGTTTAACAAAATTTATTCTAACTTACTTTACCAAAATTTCTTCCTATATCTGGAAATTTACCTGTTTTCATTTCAACTAAGAATTAATAATTCAGACATCAAAAGGCTTAATCATTAAGACTtaaaatcaatgagttcaaagcaaataaaaaaacatcaatatcaaattacacTAATATCAAGAGTTTAAATTAGTTCATTCGTCACGCcgtttccgcataaacagacgccgtatccccttcccaataTTGGATGTAGTAGATCTAGGGATccttgagggaggagtatcttcaacaacagcgttctcaagatcctcctgcacagacgaccgcggtggagaagcgGGGACATCACTGACGCCAATATCTTCTCCGGTACCACCGGTATGGCTGATAGAATAACGGCCTCGAAGTGCAGAGCTCGGTGGAGGTGGTTCcacaaaatcgtcatcggagttgtgtacgaactgagatgacgactctccgcggGCGGTTTTCTGTttggttcgtcgttttgccttttgccttatgggtacgtccacgtccattgcagagcgctgcgaaggagggtagtccatcagctgaggctcaccggatatctgcagtccttcttcaaccatcctcgaaatggttaCCATATCCGGACAAAAATGTCCTGTCGTAGCTCGGGCACTTAGAAAGTGACGTATATTGTGAAGCGTCTCTACCTATaatttttcaaagttaagtacatatcataatatgaatttaaataagtaatcagggtttagttaagtataaataatgtaccgtaaagttatgagaagatgccgtttcgtggaatccctcttgagcatgcacgccgggtttggttaaatacaccacagtgatctggcgaaaccaattcatatattcttcCGTTGCAACAGGCTCAGTACTGTCCTCCACCAGATCATTCCATACCGTTAAGTGCctgttgtcccactcctgtatataattggcgtgccattgaacccaattccgaccagattttccacggcgatcctgtttcaaaaaatcagaaccgtggaaccgggggagatccgggatatacggttgggtaatcccgaattggcgcaccactcggtgtggcaggtgtggctcGGCCAGATTCCAACAAATCAGCGTTGTTACCGACATCCATATAGCACGGCcggcatcacaactttccggcaactcccggtggagataaggcctccaaataaactacatgtgacacaaatttttcaaaataattaccatcaaaacaaaaaacaaaaaacattttataagtatatgaagtacctgattaggatgcatcatggagaactgatcgcggaaattttcaatacaatgtccgggtgcttttacatatgacgccggaccattccatctaaaaaatttaaattatgagcgaagaacacgaaaattgatgaacattaagtttaaaaaatgaaataatgaacaacttacgcgcttgcacatggtagatagtctgtatgcacgggatctagcatcctcggtctaatatttgggattctctcccaagcccaaagttgtaatagagttaaggctccccctacatccgtcctcttagcaacggccgcttcacacaaattgtggtacaagcaagcaagcgtcgccccaccccagctatatgtagaacacagttctatatccatgaaaaattgtaGGTAGAAGAACAGAATTTTATTTCCGGAGGCgttggggatcatcagaccaccaagtaatagcagacaatagatacgagcccgctgTGCATATATGTAGTGGTCGTGGTCACCagacagctcaatcctcaattgacgagataagctcgtctgcttaaaagccatttccttcaactcggatgcgtccggtatgaatcctagaaaatccaaacaCCGGTCCTTCCAATATCCCGCTTCCGTCGGGGGGATGTAAGCTGTcagagcctctccatcaactttcaggccccataagacctccacgtcttccagtgtcacagtcgcttcaccgactggaaagtgaaacgtgtgagtctctggcctccaacgttcaatcaaagctgtgataagatggtggtcaatgtcttttggtttaccacaccttaacatacccccaaaccccatctggtccactattgCCAAGACATATTGAtggatgggaacatcccaaattattccttcatatcgtcggcagcgtacatcttcggatgaaactcctgcccatatgttgttagagacgtgttgtctctgaaaatataacacagatggatccgcaggaccacatgcaagccgacgacCAGAGGtggaagatgatgccataatttacctacataatccaaattcaacaataaccaaccataacatTTCATCCAAattcataatccaaattcaacaataaccaaccataaaccatttcaataattagatacaatgtaatccaatatcacaaaattgaacaccaacatcaaataattcacttacacaacattgcacattcaaTGTTGACAATTAACAATTCGCccaacctaacaatttcaatttacccaatttcaattttgcctaacctaacattttcaatttgtccaatttcaatttgacaaacctaacaatataaacaaatttaacaatctaaactaatcaacatacatcaaccaaaacccataaaaaccaaaacaatttgcccaattttttagttataacaaccctagggtttaggtttataatcaaatttatacacaaattcacttaaacccaaacaatccaacataataatcaacaacaATATTATTCACCCAATctaaaatgcataatatttctactcaattcacaacccattacaaaccctagttATCCAccaattactctaataatgtaaaaggtaagcatactaaccgaataaaatagatgaatttgggggagaatagcaccgattgatgaatgtaagccgaaatcacggagaggaGGCGCGCAGCTGCTGGAGAAATCGCGAATGGTGTGTGTGTTGTGAgattttcgcgatttgggggaggcaCGCCTGGTATATGATGCTGCGTAAACACGCCATTCTGATTGGCGTTTTTCACTAAGTAAATACGCCACTCGCGTTGGCGTCTTTTCGTAAAAACGCGAATCTGTTCCGCGTTTCTACAAGGATAACACGCCAGCTTCATCGGCGTTTTTtagttaaacacgccaactacatTGGCATTTTTTAACGTAATTGCAATTGGAGAGAATACGGCAAAAATACGacacaagtataaaacgccaacttCGTTGGCGTCTTTACCCGTAAACACGCCaatgaggttggcgtttttactaatagaaacgccaatgtggttggcgttttttccatttttggaatagataacaaaatgggtacatttacgtaatctttagtgtaaagtgccccataaacccgattttcccttttttttcttgggGTTGGCAATTGAGACCCTTTTGTTGGGGTTTCCTGAGTTTTTACTAACACTAGCAAATCATATACATTTGCCATGCCCGATTCAATTTTCActttcacttcacttttttttGATCCATTTTGTTTTACAGTAACTTTTAAAGGGTGCCAAGTTCGATTTGACTTTGATATCGTAAACTTAAACAAATATTAGAATTTAGAAGTGAATACTATGAGTATGatttaaatactagtaatacTTGAGCCTATTTAGTACTTGGAATCTTATTTTTGTGATCATTGGAAAAAATTATCACCGGAGACCCCCTAAACTACGAATATAAATAAAGTGAAATCATTTTCCTCggtttgctttttttttcttcaccaGTCTGGTCGATAAGTCTTGAGATTTCCTAGCATTTTGCTACGAGAAAAGATTATGTGAGATAGGCGAGTTTTGTCACTCTCCgagaaaatttattaattaaaactaatttgCTTATCAAGACTCGAACAATAGCATATTTAGAGGCTTCAACAACAAATTCTAATTCTGGTTTTTGAAAAACAATAAAGGGTACAGTTGCTATTGTCGTTAAGATAATCGGAGATATATAACATACTGAAGAGTGTTTAACATTGGATGAAACTGTAGTTTTGTGTTTAGACATTGGATTTGTTTACTTTTTACTTGTTTAGCCATTGGATTTGTGTAATGTGAAGGGAAACTTTGGTTTTGATTTGTTGTTCATATATTGATTTGATTTGTGGTTTTAGAATAGCAGTATGTAATACTCGCACCCAAATAAATTTAAGTATGATTCGAAATTAAATTTGCCTATATAAGTCCGGGTTGGGCACATGCATGTATTCAATTCATACATGTGAATCACTACGATCATTATGGCAAtcacatttaattatttggCAATGTTCCTTTATATCTTTATTTCTTTAAGGTATTATCGAACCGAGCTTTGAGAGTTTGGTTTATTTATTAGCCGGCCACATTAGCTTAACTCAGCTAACATATTCAATCCTCATTATTCGAGCCtaattatatggagtactataaatGTATTTGAGTATGTTTCAAATTTCCATCTCCTACTAACAAACGTGACTCACCAAAATGTTGTAAAAAGGCAGTGAAGATTTGTGATTTCAAGTTGGCAGGATATGAGGGTGTTAGGTAGGTGAAATATTGGCATAATCAGTGATAAAGAATGTACTAGAAAAATGAGTGACAGTGACATTATTTTCTGTATTAGGATAGCATGATGAGTGGGTCACATTCAGTAATGTTAATACTTCAATAATTTCACATATATGTATCAGTTtatgggcttcttcttcattcattcattcaattGATTGGTCCTCCAAAACTGATCTACAAATTCTGGTGTCACTCTGATTTAGAATTCATTCCTCCACAGCTGGTGTCTGGTGGCTCCAATCCATTTGTATTATCAATTATGATGTGTAGTAGTATATCTTTTTGGGTAGGGAAACCCccaatttgtcatatttttaattaatgtagaTTCAACGTGTTGggtatcggtggtgcacacccgaactccacattagtatgatattgtccgctttgggcagagccctcacggttttgctcttggggtactccccaaaaggcctcatactaatggagttgggatagcccatttatatgcttgcaactcttgttcattctccgatgtgggatatggtttgcttcaccacacgacgtttgaaaattaaaattcatattataTGATAACGAACAAAATGCGTGGATTTAAATTCAAAGTTGAAGTTGTGTGCTGGCAAACGCGCGGAAGATAAAAGGCATAATTATTAAATCAAGAGATATTATTGAATCTTTCTTGGTTGGTTGCCAAGATTTGacattttatttaatctttAGATGGATTTGCAAAACATAAGAAAATTGCCCAATTCAACCCAATAAAGTACATCGTAATGCAAATCTACTAAATATATGTTGAAACTTCAAAGTCGACGATAAGATAAGAGGAATATATATATCACACAGATAAAGTTTTATTCGTGTGGTGGCACAAAGAGGATGGCATCTGTAAAATGGGCTGCGGTGGGTCAGCACTGAGCTCTTGGGCTCATTATTAAGTAGGGCCCATTATTTGGATTTTTCAGCCCATTACTACAACGTTTCTGTCATTAGGTTTACACAGTTTAACTAGTACTGCTACTAATTTTCTTGCTTTCTTCTTTTCGTTGCAATAGTTATCCAGTAGTTAAATATTGTTTAGTATAAGAAATCAGAAAACAATGATGCGACAATCTTCTAAATAAAATTGACAATAGTGATTACATGATAAAAAAGTAGGCCATCCAAAAAGACAAAGACGTGGtttaattttcaataattattcCAGACATAACACTATTTAATAGATTGTCTTTTGCTGCACCATTTTTATGAGTCGGTGTGTCCAAGAGCTAATTATTTAGTACGTAGAAACGATTATAGATTTCTATTGGAGTTCGAAATGGCATCATTACAAGATAATGCCACTCATTCTAtattattactttaattttgaGTAGGAGATAAAGTGATACGGCATATTTCTAAGGATTATCCCcatatctatattatttagttaattattaatttatcatattttttcatatttattaggattattttcttgttcgttaagttagggtatccactattataaatagtggacattgttattcatttgaATCATCGGAGAAATATCAAATCAATTTATCTTTTATCGTTCTTTTATCTTTTCGTACTTTATTTTTCCGCAAGTTCATCTCGTCAAACCTTAATtgaccgagaaccctaggctgctcgacgggaggatcccgcgaacaAACCTAACCCTTCTCCGGCAACCTCGCGCTGCTGGGaccgatacgagtaccctcgtatcatctggtgctttcattgagagctcatcCTCCGTATTTCCGGCATCATGTCATACACCTACACTGACTACGTCCATCGCCAATTCAATAGACCATTCCTCTCGCCACTGCCCATGCCGAGCCCCACATCGTGTTGGTACCTCTAGAGTCAGAACGTGCAATTTGGATACTCCTATCCAGACCCGACTCGCCCGATTCCAGCGCCTCCCATTAGTGTGCCAAGGCCCTCTTCGGTGTCCTACCCGCGACCCGAACCTGACCCACCAGACGGGCCTCTGCTATACACCGCCGCACAGTCGTCTTACCAGCCCCTCCAGCCACCATTGCCTCCCTACCAACCGCCTCACAACAGTGTCGGCCATATGGAGCCTCTCGGAGGGGCACGTGATCCGGTGACGCCGAATTCGGAACTGAACCTACAGTGGGCTGCCTTGGTTTCACAGCTAGAGCACTTGACTGCAACTGTCGAGCAATTAGTTTCTCGAATGGATGCAAACAAACGTCGCTTGAGCGATTCACACGCTGCAATGCGTCCTCCACCAGACCCAGCGTTCAGCGTCCACCAGCCCCTCCGTTCAGCATCGCACTACTCAGCTGCACCCTACACCGTGCAACCTCACATCAACTCCGACATCGCAGGCAACCTGCAGCAGCCACCAACGCAAAACTCCCCGCTAGCTCCTCCGTGCAGCCCCGATATCACTGGTGATGAGGGCGACGACGATGACCCACTCCCACTAGCCGTGATCTCTCAGTCGAGCGACTCCAATACTATTCCAACATCGGTCACTCATTTTGTACTTCTTGTTTTCCCCGGCTCTATAAAATTGAGGATTTCAAAGGGTGTGGAACGCGACTGCATTAGTTGTTCTCTCGGCAAGAGTAGAGTTCCACAGACATTTCACAATTTGGATGATATAGGTTTTAATGATGACGCGAATTCAATTGATGGTGATGTTGCAAGAACGAATCATTGACCAACATCGCTTGACGGTGATACACGGTGGATTCCTCCGCGCAAG
It contains:
- the LOC121780527 gene encoding uncharacterized protein LOC121780527 codes for the protein MNWFRQITVVYLTKPGVHAQEGFHETASSHNFTVETLHNIRHFLSARATTGHFCPDMVTISRMVEEGLQISGEPQLMDYPPSQRSAMDVDVPIRQKAKRRTKQKTARGESSSQFVHNSDDDFVEPPPPSSALRGRYSISHTGGTGEDIGVSDVPASPPRSSVQEDLENAVVEDTPPSRIPRSTTSNIGKGIRRLFMRKRRDE